The following proteins are encoded in a genomic region of Candidatus Binatia bacterium:
- a CDS encoding DUF3313 domain-containing protein — protein sequence MLPLLALLGCAASQPASQPHVDTVLIEDGLLRPTGRDDLAQQLYVAPNVDWARYDRILLDPVMIWRDEEEDEGGVSQIDMQYLADYFYDFLHATLAKRYEMVRMPGPGTFRVTVALVRATERSVAPDILSNVIPQARLLMRMSDLISDKPIFVGEAAVETRIVDAETGRLLVAGLDHRVGSRSLSSKSLRSWGHAEHIIEFWSARATYNLCTRQGRADCGPQPSP from the coding sequence ATGCTGCCACTGCTCGCCCTGCTCGGGTGCGCCGCCTCGCAGCCGGCTTCTCAACCGCACGTGGACACGGTTCTCATCGAAGACGGGCTGCTTCGCCCAACCGGGCGCGATGATCTCGCCCAGCAGCTCTACGTTGCGCCCAACGTCGACTGGGCCCGCTACGACCGAATCCTCCTCGACCCAGTGATGATCTGGCGAGACGAGGAAGAAGACGAAGGCGGCGTGTCCCAGATCGACATGCAGTATCTCGCCGACTACTTTTACGACTTCCTTCACGCGACTCTCGCGAAGCGTTACGAGATGGTGCGAATGCCCGGGCCCGGCACGTTCCGCGTCACGGTGGCCCTGGTCCGCGCGACAGAGCGTTCGGTTGCTCCGGACATCCTCTCCAACGTTATCCCGCAAGCACGGCTTTTGATGCGTATGAGCGACCTCATCTCCGACAAGCCCATATTCGTCGGAGAGGCCGCGGTTGAAACCCGGATCGTGGATGCGGAGACGGGGCGCCTTCTCGTGGCTGGGCTCGACCACCGGGTCGGCAGCCGGTCGCTGTCCTCGAAGTCGCTTCGCTCCTGGGGGCACGCTGAACACATCATCGAATTTTGGTCGGCTCGCGCCACGTACAACCTGTGCACGCGTCAGGGGCGCGCAGACTGCGGCCCGCAACCTTCGCCGTAA
- a CDS encoding NDP-hexose 2,3-dehydratase family protein gives MTDDSAELSFLRSSLVPESPVFDNSNFLSWFGELRDSNGLRVRPIRFDEMDRWGFEPSTRNLVHNSGRFFRIEGLRVETNFGDDHHWDQPIINQPEIGILGILAKRFGGILHFLMQAKAEPGNCNALQLSPTVQATRSNYSQVHGGRVPDYLEHFTAAPLERRLVDQLQTEQGSRFLKKRNRNMIVETLDEVPVRDGFRWLTLGEIKRLHSFDNFVNMDARSVISCIPFLNRKRGPADLSEARGLAGFAKDLLESVHAEDRAVYTMDALLAWITEMKTRFELRTETIPLGELRSWNITERAIAHESGRFFSVIAVDVEAGMREVARWTQPMLRDTTAGHHGFITQKHKGVLHFLVQAKVEPGNIDVVDLAPTVSLSNTESRRANAQAFPFLDRFLDSRPDEIRHSTIQSEEGGRFFQFLNHNVILEVGASEVLDVPDYYTWMTLGQLLEFLRHGYLCVDSRTLLSCLSWA, from the coding sequence ATGACGGACGACTCTGCGGAGCTGAGCTTCCTGCGCTCCTCTCTGGTTCCGGAGAGTCCGGTATTCGACAATTCCAACTTCCTCTCGTGGTTCGGTGAGCTCCGGGACTCGAACGGCCTTCGGGTGCGCCCGATTCGGTTCGACGAGATGGACCGATGGGGCTTCGAGCCGAGCACCCGGAACCTCGTGCACAACTCGGGCCGCTTCTTCCGAATTGAGGGACTTCGCGTCGAAACCAACTTCGGCGACGACCACCATTGGGACCAGCCTATCATCAACCAGCCGGAGATAGGGATCCTGGGGATTCTAGCGAAGCGCTTCGGCGGTATCCTCCACTTCCTGATGCAAGCGAAGGCAGAGCCGGGGAATTGCAATGCCCTACAGCTCTCCCCCACCGTCCAGGCGACCCGGAGCAACTACAGCCAGGTCCACGGCGGACGGGTGCCGGACTATCTCGAGCACTTCACGGCGGCACCTCTCGAGCGGCGGCTGGTCGACCAGTTGCAGACCGAGCAGGGCAGCCGGTTCCTGAAGAAGCGCAACCGGAACATGATCGTCGAGACCCTCGACGAGGTTCCCGTTCGGGACGGTTTCCGTTGGCTCACCCTGGGTGAGATCAAGAGGCTCCACAGTTTCGATAACTTCGTGAACATGGACGCGCGGTCGGTAATTTCCTGTATCCCCTTCCTCAATCGAAAGCGGGGTCCGGCCGATCTATCCGAGGCACGAGGGCTCGCGGGCTTCGCAAAGGACTTGCTCGAGTCTGTCCACGCGGAGGACCGCGCGGTGTACACCATGGACGCTCTGTTGGCCTGGATCACCGAGATGAAGACCCGCTTCGAGCTCAGAACGGAAACCATCCCTCTCGGAGAACTGAGGAGCTGGAACATCACGGAGCGCGCGATCGCCCACGAGTCGGGTCGGTTCTTCTCCGTGATCGCCGTCGACGTGGAGGCGGGAATGCGGGAGGTAGCGCGCTGGACCCAGCCGATGCTCAGGGACACCACCGCCGGCCACCACGGGTTCATCACCCAAAAGCACAAGGGCGTTCTGCACTTCCTGGTACAAGCGAAGGTCGAGCCCGGAAACATCGACGTTGTCGATCTCGCCCCTACCGTCTCGTTGTCGAATACGGAAAGCCGCCGAGCGAACGCGCAGGCCTTCCCGTTCCTCGATCGCTTCCTAGATTCACGCCCGGACGAGATCCGCCACTCGACGATCCAATCGGAAGAGGGCGGACGCTTCTTCCAGTTTCTGAACCACAACGTCATCCTCGAGGTCGGTGCCAGCGAGGTGCTCGACGTGCCGGACTATTACACCTGGATGACTCTGGGACAGCTCCTCGAGTTCCTGAGACACGGCTACCTCTGTGTAGACTCACGGACCCTGTTGTCGTGCCTGAGCTGGGCCTGA
- a CDS encoding Gfo/Idh/MocA family oxidoreductase, protein MRILILGDSAIARKRLLPALATLSEVTGVEVASRSASGAAFSDYESALAKSDADLVYVSLVNSSHALWAERALDTGRHVVVDKPAFLEREQAERLVELSRSRRLCLAEATAYTRHPQLTAIRDLFVRSGDAPRSIVATFSFPPLDAENFRYRKALGGGALYDLGPYAVSPGRLFWGERPAEVECRILSTAGPDDVETSFSVLMIYTGGRALVGQFGFATAYRNRLSLLGNHRCVDVDRVFTTPASLDNELRVSQEGEVSVVKTPAADSFALFMKEVLAKIATRDLEGLRAELLEDALLLERMRRSALES, encoded by the coding sequence GTGCGAATCCTGATTCTAGGCGACTCTGCGATCGCCCGGAAACGCCTCCTCCCGGCGTTGGCCACACTCTCCGAGGTCACCGGCGTCGAGGTCGCCTCTCGCAGCGCGTCCGGTGCGGCCTTCTCGGACTATGAAAGCGCGCTGGCGAAGAGCGACGCCGATCTCGTCTACGTGTCCCTGGTGAACAGCTCTCACGCCCTCTGGGCCGAGCGCGCACTCGACACTGGCCGCCACGTGGTCGTGGACAAGCCGGCGTTCCTTGAGAGGGAGCAGGCGGAGCGGCTGGTCGAGCTCTCCCGCAGCCGCCGGCTGTGTCTTGCGGAGGCAACCGCCTACACCCGACACCCGCAGCTAACCGCAATCCGCGACCTTTTCGTCCGTTCGGGAGACGCCCCGAGGAGCATCGTGGCCACCTTCTCGTTCCCACCCCTCGACGCCGAGAACTTCCGCTATCGAAAGGCGCTCGGCGGTGGTGCACTTTACGACCTCGGCCCTTATGCGGTGTCTCCCGGTCGGCTGTTCTGGGGCGAGCGCCCCGCGGAAGTGGAGTGTCGAATCCTGTCGACCGCCGGCCCCGACGACGTCGAAACTTCGTTCAGTGTCCTCATGATCTATACGGGAGGACGCGCACTCGTAGGCCAGTTCGGCTTCGCCACGGCCTATCGCAACCGCCTTTCGCTATTAGGGAACCATCGCTGCGTCGACGTGGACCGGGTCTTTACAACCCCCGCGAGCCTCGACAACGAGCTGCGGGTGTCGCAGGAGGGCGAGGTGTCCGTCGTCAAGACACCAGCGGCGGACTCCTTCGCGCTCTTCATGAAGGAGGTACTCGCGAAGATCGCGACCCGCGATCTGGAGGGCCTGCGCGCCGAATTACTCGAGGATGCTCTGTTGCTCGAACGGATGCGGCGCTCTGCGCTAGAAAGTTAG